From one Nodosilinea sp. FACHB-141 genomic stretch:
- a CDS encoding protein kinase domain-containing protein: MTSLCVNPTCSQPKNEDRARVCTACGQPLWVADRYRCQRYLGQGGFGRTYLAVNEGGELPLLCVVKQMFLAIGENWPDRHQRFHREADRLATLGQHSQIPALLDVIDSAQGQFLVQEYLPGPNLDQLIQQSSNPSGEALVQRVLYELLPVLAYIHDHSVIHRDIKPANIVAPPAPQPFALVDFGAAKAIADSEQLQRTATVIGSAGYAAPEQALGKAVYASDIFSLGVTCLHLLTGLHPFDLYSVSDDAWVWRPYVTTPISPALGRVLDRMVNRRLQERYSNAQEVLADLRWSGLALGAQDSKLPQVLTKSLNATPAWEQRFALNLSGVMANGLAMSPNGRAIATACSDGSVRLWDCTNGELIHAFRRSLGLLGVGHRGAVNAVAFTHAGDAIISGGEDSQLIRWNLDDYTGQKLPVSSWQISSLLIAPPGDTLAVGSGDGRIHLWSLAQENAPKMLVHHQDQVTALAVDIVGNLLVSGGRDRTLRLWSLPSGRLTRTLTAPKAPIMALACHPQDGRIISGDRDGHVQVWSGENPDQGLVIHKAPSPITALAISFNGHWLAIGADDGHLTLKNLQGLGQTTQLRHAWGVRAIAFTPDSRMLVSTSADQTIRFWCFEAA, encoded by the coding sequence TTGACCAGTCTTTGCGTCAATCCCACTTGTTCACAGCCGAAGAATGAGGATAGGGCAAGGGTTTGCACCGCCTGTGGTCAACCTCTATGGGTAGCCGATCGCTACCGTTGTCAGCGCTATCTGGGGCAGGGTGGCTTTGGGCGTACCTACCTGGCGGTGAACGAAGGTGGCGAGCTGCCCTTGCTCTGTGTCGTCAAACAGATGTTCTTGGCAATTGGGGAAAATTGGCCAGATCGCCACCAGCGCTTTCACCGTGAGGCTGATCGTCTGGCTACCCTGGGCCAGCATTCTCAGATTCCCGCCCTGCTGGATGTGATTGACAGTGCCCAGGGGCAGTTTTTGGTGCAGGAGTACCTTCCTGGCCCTAACCTCGACCAGCTGATTCAACAGTCCTCCAACCCGAGTGGTGAAGCTCTGGTGCAGCGGGTGCTCTACGAGCTGCTGCCCGTGTTGGCTTACATTCACGACCACAGCGTGATTCATCGCGATATCAAGCCTGCAAACATTGTTGCGCCGCCGGCACCGCAACCCTTCGCACTGGTGGATTTTGGGGCGGCCAAGGCGATCGCTGACTCTGAACAGCTCCAGCGCACTGCTACGGTGATCGGCAGTGCGGGGTATGCCGCCCCTGAGCAGGCCCTAGGCAAGGCGGTCTACGCCAGCGACATTTTTAGCTTGGGGGTGACCTGCCTACACCTGCTTACCGGGCTGCATCCCTTCGACCTTTATTCTGTCAGTGACGATGCCTGGGTGTGGCGGCCCTACGTGACGACACCCATCAGCCCCGCCCTGGGGCGCGTGTTAGATCGCATGGTCAACCGCCGCCTGCAAGAGCGCTACAGCAATGCCCAAGAGGTGCTCGCCGACCTGCGCTGGAGCGGTTTGGCTCTGGGTGCCCAAGACTCAAAATTGCCTCAGGTCTTAACTAAATCGTTGAATGCTACACCGGCCTGGGAGCAGCGGTTTGCCCTCAACCTATCGGGGGTTATGGCTAACGGCCTAGCGATGAGTCCGAATGGGAGGGCGATCGCCACTGCCTGTTCCGATGGTTCTGTGCGCCTGTGGGACTGCACCAACGGAGAGTTGATTCACGCCTTTCGCCGATCGCTGGGCTTACTGGGCGTGGGCCATCGTGGTGCCGTTAACGCGGTGGCGTTTACCCACGCTGGAGATGCGATTATCAGCGGTGGTGAAGACAGTCAGCTGATCCGGTGGAATTTAGACGATTACACTGGCCAGAAATTGCCGGTGTCGAGCTGGCAGATTTCCTCACTGTTGATTGCTCCACCTGGCGATACCCTCGCGGTGGGCAGCGGCGACGGGCGCATTCATCTGTGGTCTTTGGCCCAGGAGAATGCGCCAAAGATGCTGGTGCATCACCAAGACCAGGTAACGGCACTGGCGGTAGATATCGTAGGGAATCTGCTGGTGAGTGGGGGGCGCGATCGCACCCTTCGCCTCTGGTCATTGCCCTCGGGGCGGCTGACTCGCACCCTCACGGCCCCCAAAGCCCCAATTATGGCCCTTGCTTGCCATCCCCAGGATGGCCGCATTATCAGCGGCGACCGCGACGGCCACGTGCAGGTTTGGAGCGGCGAGAATCCTGACCAGGGACTGGTGATCCACAAAGCTCCTAGCCCGATTACGGCGTTAGCGATTAGCTTTAACGGACACTGGCTGGCGATCGGGGCAGACGATGGTCACCTGACCCTAAAGAACCTGCAAGGACTGGGCCAAACTACTCAACTGCGCCACGCCTGGGGCGTGCGGGCAATCGCCTTTACTCCCGACAGCCGCATGCTGGTCAGCACTAGCGCCGATCAAACCATTCGCTTTTGGTGCTTTGAGGCGGCCTAG